A single region of the Malaclemys terrapin pileata isolate rMalTer1 chromosome 4, rMalTer1.hap1, whole genome shotgun sequence genome encodes:
- the LOC128836256 gene encoding macrophage-expressed gene 1 protein-like produces the protein MVPWLWALLMAAGAGALEPGFQACKRSLNVSVLEVLPGGGWDNLRNVEVGRVMSLNYSQCRTTEDGEYLLPDEVEVVPLRESRVEVHAELIENWLSYTDAFARSINAEASFLGVLNGKFSSGCQETKTHNVYDQTVTTRVQVRHHIYSLKAQPAFTLHPSFRHQLLAIGNQLENNQSQTATYLAELLVLNYGTHVLTRLEAGASLIQEDQVKLTFLQDKVAEKASITASASATFFGKVNVGIGAAAQVQDELTKSYMENTVDSRIESRGSVPFYPGITFQKWQEGIPNHLVAIGKAGLPLPFFISPEALPELPAPTAKRVAAVVDKAIHLYYAINTHPGCVKTDASNFNFQANVDDGSCLGASTNFTFGGVFQKCRGVSGLDGEEMCQPYRTQNPLTGDFSCPAGFTPVPLHSEERTASKPQAECHEECHSCWLFFSCCHKECGVRYYSTTVRFTAHWCAATGPVPQGSGFLFGGLYSAEEENPLTGARACPAYFYPLSLFDGLKVCVSDDYEMGARFGLPFGGFFSCQAGNPLAGPLKGQSPGLLQDFFYQDSDTAYPMKCPQGYSQHKAYLSDGCQILYCLQAGSLFAQQLAPIKLPPFLRQPSPNASMAETILVLGEGSQAWVKLQGSGRWRSANVTDGRKMAQLFQAQSSAGPTGGAVAGISVAVTLVLAAAIAGAVYGTRRYKSRGYQEVQPPSRLVEEQESYGSTTTSLGTSSA, from the coding sequence ATGGTGCCTTGGCTCTGGGCTCTGCTGATGGCAGCTGGGGCAGGCGCCTTGGAGCCCGGCTTCCAAGCTTGCAAGAGGTCCCTGAACGTAAGcgtgctggaggtgctgccagGCGGGGGCTGGGACAACCTGCGCAATGTGGAGGTGGGGCGAGTGATGAGCCTCAACTACTCGCAATGCCGCACCACGGAGGACGGCGAGTACCTGCTGCCGGATGAGGTGGAGGTGGTGCCGCTCCGGGAGAGCAGGGTGGAGGTGCACGCCGAGCTGATCGAGAACTGGCTCTCCTACACCGACGCCTTTGCCCGCTCCATCAATGCCGAGGCCTCCTTCCTGGGCGTCCTCAATGGCAAGTTCTCTTCCGGGTGCCAGGAGACGAAGACCCACAATGTCTACGATCAGACAGTCACCACCCGGGTGCAAGTGCGGCACCACATCTACTCGTTGAAGGCCCAGCCCGCcttcaccctccaccccagcttcCGGCACCAGCTCCTGGCCATCGGCAACCAGCTGGAGAACAACCAGAGCCAGACGGCCACATACCTCGCTGAGCTGCTGGTACTGAACTATGGCACCCATGTCCTGACCAGGCTGGAGGCCGGAGCCAGCCTGATCCAGGAGGACCAGGTCAAACTGACCTTCCTGCAGGACAAGGTGGCCGAGAAGGCGAGCATCACCGCCTCGGCCTCCGCCACCTTCTTCGGCAAGGTCAATGTGGGGATCGGCGCCGCCGCGCAGGTCCAAGACGAGCTGACCAAGAGCTATATGGAGAACACGGTGGACTCGCGCATCGAGAGCCGGGGCAGCGTGCCCTTCTACCCGGGCATCACGTTCCAGAAGTGGCAGGAAGGGATCCCCAACCACCTGGTGGCCATCGGCAAGGccggcctgcccctgcccttctTCATCAGCCCGGAGGCCCTGCCGGAGCTGCCGGCACCCACAGCCAAGAGGGTGGCAGCCGTGGTGGACAAGGCCATTCATCTTTATTACGCCATCAACACCCACCCGGGTTGCGTCAAGACCGACGCCAGCAACTTCAACTTCCAGGCCAATGTGGATGACGGCTCATGCCTGGGGGCCAGCACCAACTTCACCTTTGGGGGTGTCTTCCAGAAATGTCGCGGGGTGTCAGGcctggatggggaggagatgtgcCAGCCGTACCGCACCCAGAACCCGCTGACGGGGGACTTCTCCTGCCCGGCCGGCTTCACACCCGTCCCGCTACACAGTGAGGAGCGCACGGCCAGCAAGCCCCAAGCCGAGTGCCACGAGGAGTGCCACTCCTGCTGGCTCTTCTTCTCCTGCTGCCATAAAGAGTGCGGCGTCCGCTACTACTCCACCACGGTGCGCTTCACGGCCCACTGGTGCGCTGCCACCGGCCCTgtgccccagggctccggcttcCTCTTCGGGGGGCTGTACAGCGCCGAGGAGGAGAACCCGCTCACCGGGGCCCGCGCCTGCCCGGCCTACTTCTACCCGCTCTCGCTCTTCGACGGGCTGAAGGTGTGCGTGAGTGACGACTACGAGATGGGCGCCCGCTTCGGCCTGCCCTTCGGCGGCTTCTTCAGCTGCCAGGCCGGCAACCCCTTGGCCGGGCCCCTGAAGGGACAGAGCCCTGGCCTCCTCCAGGATTTCTTCTACCAAGACTCCGACACCGCCTACCCCATGAAGTGCCCCCAGGGGTACAGCCAGCACAAAGCCTATCTGAGCGACGGCTGCCAGATCCTCTATTGCCTTCAGGCTGGGAGCCTCTTTGCCCAGCAGCTGGCTCCCATCAAGCTCCCGCCCTTCCTCCGCCAGCCGTCTCCCAATGCCAGCATGGCCGAGACCATCCTGGTactgggggagggcagccaggcctgggtgaagctgcagggcagtggacgCTGGCGGTCAGCCAACGTCACCGATGGGAGGAAGATGGCCCAGCTTTTCCAGGCTCAGTCCAGCGCGGGGCCCACGGGGGGCGCTGTGGCTGGCATCTCAGTGGCTGTGACGCTTGTCCTGGCGGCGGCTATCGCGGGGGCTGTCTATGGCACCCGGAGGTACAAGAGCAGGGGGTACCAGGAGGTACAACCCCCAAGCCGTCTAGTGGAAGAGCAAGAGAGCTACGGATCCACCACAACGTCTCTTGGGACTAGCTCAGCCTGA